The sequence AACGCGTCTTAACCGATTCACCGATTCGGTGTAATGTACGGTGCGTTCGGCCCTTGCGGGATTGGCCGGCCGGTGGGTCTTTGGCAGGCCTAAGGCAACGGCTTGTCGTCGCGACGCGTGTCAGGGCAGGGGAGGGGGCGCGCGTCAGCAGCAGGCGAGCAAACAAACGCTTCGAGTTTTCATCATGGCAATACCACTGCAGCAGTTGGCCTTCGAGCAGCCGATCTACGATCTCGAAGCCCGGCTGGCCAAGCTGGAAAGCACGGCCGACGACAGCCTGGCCACGCGCGACGAAATTCGTCGGCTGCGGCGCGAGCGCACCGACCTGATGAAAAAGATCTACAGCCAGCTCGAGCCCTGGCAGATCGTGCAAGTGGCGCGGCATCCGCAGCGGCCGATGACGACCGATTACATCGAGCTGGTGTTCGACGATTTCGTCGAGCTGCACGGCGATCGCTCGTTCGGCGACGACCGGGCCATTCGCACCGGCATGGCCAAGCTCGACGAATACAAGGTCATGGTGATCGGCCACCAAAAAGGCAAAGACCTGAAGGAACGGATCGCCTGCAATTACGGCTGCGCCCATCCCGAGGGCTATCGCAAAGCCATCGCAAAGATGAAATTCGCCGCCAAGTTCGGGCTGCCGATCATCACGCTGATCGACACGCCGGGGGCTTATCCTGGCATCGGCGCCGAGGAGCGCGGCCAGGCCCAGGTGATCGCTGATGCGATTTTCGAAATGTCGCGTCTGTCGTGCCCCGTGATCTCGGTCGTCATTGGCGAAGGCGGGTCCGGCGGCGCGATCGGCATCGGGGTCGGCGACAAGATCGCGATCCTCGAGTTTGCCTACTACTCGGTGATCAGCCCCGAAGGATGCGCCGGCATCCTCTGGAAGGACGCCGCTTACTCCAAACAAGCAGCCCAGGCCCTGCGGCTGACGTCGAAAGACCTGCTCCGCTTGGGCGCCGTCGACGACGTGATCGAAGAACCGATCGGCGGCGCCCACCGGGACCACCACCAGATCGCCGGCCGGCTGAAACTGTACCTGGTGAAGGCCCTGCGCGAGCTGATCCAAAAATCCCCCGAGCAGATCATCGAAGGCCGGTATGAGAAATACCGGCGGATGGGGATGTATCTCGAGCACCGCGGGGATCCGGCCCCTGCCGGAATCTTTCATCAACCGGCCTGACCGCCCTGCCGATGGGCGGCGAAAATCCCTTTTGCCCGGCGGCGCCGAAATTCAGATTTTTTCGCTCACGGAATTCCGCTGCCGGGTTTTAGCGCAGCGCGATCGGATTATTTTTGGCGGGCGATTTTTTCGCGCCTCGCCACCGCCTCGTTAGACACGCGCCGAGGTCGATCCATGAGTCCGAACTCATTCCCAGGTGCCCAAAGTGGTCAGCGATGATTTCTCGATTTCTGACCCGCCGAGGGCGGCAGGAGCCCCAGTTTCGGCCGATAGCCCAACGTCCGATAATGTTTCTTATGTTCGGTTGTTGATGCTGGATTTCCCGGGAAATCGTGGGTTCTGCGCTTCGCCGCCCCTTCCACGCGCCCTTCGATTTGGACGTCGGATGCCCAGGCTCGGTGGCTTGTCAGCAAATCCATGAGATCGATTTTGGACTATGAAAAAAACCGCCACCGGCCCCCTGCCGCGGCACCGGTAACTGGTCAGAAATTGACGGTCGAAATTCATCGCGGCGATGAACGCGAGAGCACGGCGCGAGCAGGGTTGATCCGTCGTCTGCCAACGATCTGCGCACCCAAAAAAGCGGCGCCGCGGCAGGGGGCTGACTCGCTCGATGAAGCCACGTGCGACTCAAAACGCCAACAAGGCCACGGGGTGCGTGCCCGTCACAATCGCGCCAACCCCACCTCGAGAGGAATCGCCGCGTGCTGGGCCAGCTTCGTGATGCCGCTACCGGACAAACGGGCGCTTCCGTCACGACGCTAGCAGGTCGACACGGAAAGTCGCCCTTTGCGCGGCTTCGCTTCTTCGCTAGAGTTCCGCCTCGCTTGGCCCAAACTCCGCGCGGCCGTGACGCTCCAAGGAGGGATGCAGGACATGCCCGGCTTCAAGATTCATATCTCGGCGAGCACGACCCTCGGTATTGCCTACGGCGGCACCGCCTTCGCCGTGTATCACCAGCCGCTGGAAACCAGCGTCCTGGCGGCAGGGCTGTGCGCGGTTTCCGGCATGTTTCCCGATTTCGATAGCGGACCAGGCCGCCCGCTACGCGAGAGCGTGACCTTTGGCGCCGCGGTCGTGCCGATGCTGTTGATCGACCGCTTCAAGCACATGGGCATGTCGAACGACGCCATGGTGCTCACCGGCGGATTGATCTACTTGGCGATCCGCTTTGGCGTGGCTTGGATATTGCGCCATTACAGCGTGCATCGCGGCATGTTCCACAGCTTGCCCACGGCCCTCATATTCAGCGAGCTGGCATTCCTGCTTTGTTCCTCGGGCGGGCTACCGGTGCGTTTCTTCGAAGCCGGCGCCGTGATGTTGGGTTTCCTCTCGCACCTGATCCTCGACGAGATATGGAGTATCGAGTGGAAAGGATTGCGCCCGCATCTTAAGTACACGTTCGGCACGGCGTTCAAGTTCTGGGGACCGTGCATGTGGTCCAACGCCCTGACGTACGTGCTGATGCTGGCCACGACCGTCGTGGTGTTCAACGACCCGATCTGGTCGAACGAGTCTGCCGCCGCGCAAGAAGCGCACGAGATCGCGTCCTCCTTGATGCAGCATCTCAATCGCTAGCGACAACAGAGGGGCAGGGTGCGCGTCCCTTGGCACATAGCCCATGCTCCCCTGCCCTCCCCTACCCTCTTGGCATCGTCGCCGTCTTGTTTCGACGCGTGCTGGCACGACGATGCCGCTCCGCGTAATCACCGGCTCTCAACAAGCAGCGTCACCGGACCGTCGTTCGTCAGGGTCACGTCCATGTGCTGGCGGAACTTTCCGGTCGCCACCGTAATGCCCTGCTCGCGCACGCGCGCGACGAAGGCTTCGTACAAGCGTTCGGCGACCTCCGGCGGCGCAGCGCCCGTGAAGCTGGGCCGGCGACCGTGACTGCAATCGCCCAAGAGCGTGAATTGGCTGACGACGAGCATCGCGCCGCCGACGTCGGCCAGCGCCAGGTTCATCTTTCCCGCCGTGTCGTTGAACACCCGCAGCCCGACAATCTTGTCGGCCAGCGCGCGTACGTCACTCTGGTCATCGCCGGCGGCCACTCCTAAGAGCACCAGCAGGCCGGCAGAAATCTGGCCCACGACCTCTCCGGCCACGACGACCTCGGCGGACGAAACTCGTTGCACACAGGCACGCATGGCGCTCGTTCGCTTTCTGGCTGGCGGGGGTTTGTCGAATTCCGAAAAAGGGCACTTCTGGCCGCGTTTGCCGGCGCTAACGGGTGTGTGCCACGATAAAACACGCCACGGCGCCCGGCAACCGCACCGAGGGTAAGTGGTTGCTGCTAACTCGCGCGCCGCGAACTCCCTCTCCCGAAGGGAGACGGAAAGCTTTTGCTCGGCCAATACATCACACGCTAAACGCCCACTACCGCGTCGCGGCGCGGCTTGCCGAAGTTGGCCCGCAGTGCCATACTCGGCGTTTGCGCCTTGTTCATGGCGAGCCCGCAGGAGAATACGTTGCCGCAGACCGCGCTACTGACGATTTATTGCTTGCTGATCGCCGGGGCCGCGCTTCTTGGTGGCTGGCTGCCGATGTTGTTGCGCTTGACGCACACCGGCATGCAACTGGCCATGAGCTTCATCGGCGGCGTGATGCTGGGCGTCGGCATTTTGCACCTGCTGCCACACGCTTATTTCGAGTTGCACGATATCTATCCCTGTGTGTGGTGGATGCTGGGCGGCTTTTTGACGATGTTCTTCATCGAACGCGTCTTTCATTTCCATCATCATGACGCGCCCGACGGTTCTGCGCGCGCTGGCGGCGATGAAATCGAGCACGACCACGATCACACTACCGATCATGCCCACGCGCATCATCACGGGCACGCTCATGCGCCCGGCCGGTCACAGAATCGGGCCTGGCAAGGCGCTCTGGTGGGTCTCGCCTTGCACAGCGCGGCCGATGGCATGGCGCTGGCCGCCAGTGTCGCGGCCGAAACCGAGCACGAGGGTCCGGGCCCCGTCTTCGCAGGCCTCGCGGTATTTCTCGTGATCTGGTTGCACATTCCCTTCGACTCGCTGGCGCTGAGCACGCTGATGACCGTCAGCCATGCAACGGGTCGCGCGCGGCACGTGGCGAATTTTCTCTTTGCACTCGCGGTGCCGCTGGGCGCGGTGCTGTTTCTGTTCGGCGCCCAGCATGCTCTCGGCCCGGACCAGCCGATCCTGGGCGCGGCGCTGGCTTTCTCGGCGGGCACGTTCCTGTGCATCGCCACGAGCGATCTGTTGCCCGAGTTGCAATTTCACGCGCACGATCGCGTGAAGCTCTCGGCGGCGCTGCTGCTTGGGTTGGCGCTCGCCGCCGGAATGGTGATCGTGGAATCATCCACACACGATCATGGTCATGAACCCGAACACGATCATGGACCGGCCGTCGAGCATATCGACCATCACGAGCACGTCCACGAGTAAGGGGCGTGGGTGCGGTTCGCGGCGCGGCGATTGATCCGGCCAGTACGCCGTGTCGTTAGGCCGGTAGGCCGTGCGATCTATGCGGGCAGACCGCGTTCGGCGCGGATGCGTCCGACTTCGCTCATCACGTCGGTGATGACGGCGTGGTTGGCCACGATGTTGTGGTATTGTGCGAACGACGCCCAGGCGATGAAGCAGATACCCAAGACCGCGCTCATGAAGTGCACGTTGGTCCAGGTCAGCCCCGGCGGCGGCGTACCGCGAAACGTGCCGGCCGGGTCACCGGCGCCGCCGAGGGCCACGATACCCACGACGATCAACATATTGGCCACGCACAGGGGAAAAGTGCGTCGTTTGATGGCGTTTGAGCGCGCGACGAACGTCGGAGGCAATTGATAAGTCTCGGCAACTTCCTTGCACCAGCGGCTGGTGCCGACGAAATAGGTCACCACGATGCTGTTGACCAGCACCACCGCGAGCGCCGCAGCAACGCCGGAAAGCCGATGGACAGTGGCCCACCGCTGACCGGCCGAATCTTGCACATCGCGAATGTCGTACCCGCGCAGCGACAGCCCGAGTAACAATGTCGCCACGACAAACGTGACGGCAAAAGCAGCCAGCACCCGAAAGATCTTATTCAACGCCGCGAAACTCCCCAGTTGTGACGTGCAAAGGGCTCATTTTAATCGAAAGAGCTGCCCTGCACGACCGGGCTGCCATGACGCGTTTTGCTAGCCTGCGGCGTCCGCAAGAAGGCACCCTTCACGCGCGTTCCCGCAACCGCGGCGGCAGTTCCAGTCCGTGCGCCTCGAGCAATGCCTCGTCGCGCAGGATTTCCGCTGTCGGCCCATCGGCACAAACGCGCCCTTCGTCGAGCAGGATCACGCGTGGACAAATATCGAGAATCATTTCCAGGTCGTGGCTGGCGATCAGCTTGGCGCAGCTCAGCTCGCCGAGCAAGCGCATCAACTGTCGCCGGGCGCGCGGATCGAGGTTCGCCGTTGGCTCGTCCAGCGCGAGCAACTTCGGCTCGCAGGCGATGATCCCCGCCAGGCAGGCGCGCTTCCGTTCCCCCATGCTCAAATGGTGCGGCACGCGATCGGCGAGCGCGGAAAGGCCTACCACGGCGAGCGCTTCGTCCACGCGGCGGCGTACTTCCTCGGCCGCCAATCCCAGATTCAAGGGGCCGAACGCCACATCCTCGCGCACGGTGGTGCCGAACAACTGATCGTCGGGATCCTGAAACAAGAGCCCCACCGCGCGGCGGATTTGCGGTAGGTGCGCGTGATTCACGTCCAGACCCTCGATACGCACGGCCGCGGGCGCATGGTGGTGTGCCGCGCCATTGCGATGGTGATGGTGCCCATCGCGCAGGCGATCGGGTAAGAGCCCATTCAAATGCCAGAGCAACGTCGATTTGCCGGCTCCGTTTGGCCCGACAAGTGCAACACACTCGCCCGCATCCAGCGCGAAGCTGACGCGCGACAGGGCCAGCAGACCGTCGGGATAGCGATAATCGAGATCGACGACTTCGACGAGCGGCATGGGCAGTTCAGGCTTCTTCTTCCAGCATGCGGATTTCGCCGTCAAAGCCACGAGCGATCATCGCGGCGTGGACGCGCTCGGCGCGGTCGCTGGCGCGTACGAGCAACATTCCCACCGCCCGCGAGCCGTTGCGAACCGTCACGGGCGACAGCCGTCGTGGACAATTGAATGTGCGTGCGTACTGCGCGCGGCGCATACGTTCCAACTCGTGCGACAAGACGAAGACGAAGCGATGCATCGAGGCGAGCACGGCGACCATCAGCTTCGGCGCGCCGCACTGCCGCATGGCCTGCAACAGCCGCTCGAAAGAAGTCGTGTAAGCCAGACACAGAATCACCGTGAACGACAGCAATCCTTTGGTAAGAACGCCCGCCATGACCGGCCCCCCTGCCCTGCCCTGTGCCAGCGGGATCGACAGCGCGACTAGTGTCAGCGGCACGGCAAAGACGAGCAGCCGCGCGAGCAGGTAGCGTGCCGGGATACGCGCGAGTAACACCAGGCAAACAACGACGACGACGGCCGCGGCATGAATTGCGCTCAGCGGAACCCCCGGCGCGACCGACCACATCCACGGTTGCGCCACGCTGATCACGATCAAGAGCGCCATGGCGCCCAGCAACTTCGCGCGCGCCGAAACACGATGCAGCGGGCTCTGCGCGCCGCCCCCTTGATCCAGAGTGTCGTGTTCGATGCGATCGGGCAACATGGCGATTCGGGAGCGTGCGGGAGGGGCGCTCGTGAAGCAACGAAAGCTGCGGCCTCCACTTGTCCCGCTTATCGTACCACGCCAAGCTGCCTTTCGCGCGAGCGGAAGGGCGAACGCGTACCTTCTTGCCCTGGCCCGGGCCGAGTAGAATCGCATGATGCGCGCGAGCAAGCCACTTGTTGCACTGACCATGGGCGATCCGGCCGGCATCGGGCCGGAGGTGATTGCCGGCATCTGGTCAGTCCCCCAAATCCACGAATGGTGCCAACCGGTGGTCGTGGGCAGTCCGGCGGTGCTGGAACGCGCCTGCAAGCTCGTGGCCCGCAATGTCAAAGTGGTCGAGGTTCGCGCGCCCGACGAGGTCGCTGCCACGCCGGCCCTGGCGCCCTGCCTGGCGGCGTGCGCTACTGACGCCGCGAGCGTGCCGGCCGGCAAGGTCGACGCGCGCGGCGGCCAGGCAGCTTACGACGCTCTGATCGCCGCAGCGAAGATGGCACTCGCGGGCGAGATCGACGCGATCGTCACCGCTCCTTTGAGCAAGGCCGCGCTGTGGCAGGCCGGGCATCATTATCCGGGCCACACCGAATTGCTGGCCGAACTGTGCGGCGTCAACGATTTCGCGATGATGCTCTACTTGGGTCCCGACGAGCAGGTGCGCGGCCCGCACGGCTTGGGAGTGATCCATGTGACGTTGCACACGGCGCTACGCGATGCGATCGCGGCGCTCGACGAAGAGGCGATCCTCGCCAAGATCGAGCTGGCGCACGCTTCGATGCGCCCGCTGACCGGCGGCCCGCCGCGATTGGGTGTCTGCGCCTTGAACCCCCACGCGGGCGAAGAAGGATTGTTCGGCGATGAAGAGACACGGCTGATTGCACCGGCGGTCGCGCGAGCGCGCGGTCTCGGCATCGACGCGGCGGGCCCCTACCCTGCCGATACGCTCATGGCTCGCGCGCGCGATGGAGAGTTCGACGCCGTCGTCGCCATGTACCACGACCAGGGGCACATTGCGTTGAAGCTGTTGGGGATGCACCGGGCGGTAAACGTCACGCTGGGACTCCCCATCGTGCGCACGAGTGTCGCGCACGGCACGGCTTTCGACATCGCCTGGCAAGGCCGGGCGCGCACCAGCAGCATGACCGAGGCCGTACGCGTCGCCTGCCAGTTGGCGCGCTATCGATCGATACAAGCTTCGCCACTCAAGTAACACCAACCTACGCGCTACGCTTCGCCGCAATGACGGATTTCCTTTCCCATCGGACACCGAAAACCTGATGACAACGCCTGCCGCGGAATCGCGCCCCCCCTCCCCTGCCCCGGACTCTTGCTACGCCTACTTAATCCGTCATGGGGCGACGGCAGCCAGCGCCGCGCATCCGGTGATCATGCAAGGGCGGACGATGGACTCGCCTTTGTCGGAAATTGGCCACCGGCAGGCCGCGGATGTCGGTCGTTTCCTGGCGGATCGGCGCGTCGACGCCGTTTACGCGAGCCCCATGGTTCGTGCGCAGCAGACGGCTGCCGCCGCCGGCAAAGCCCACGGCCTCAGCCCTGTCGCGGTCGAGTCTCTGATCGAAGCGGACCTGGGCCGCTGGGAAGGTTTGAGCTGGGACGAAATCAAACAGCGCGAGCCCGAAGAGTACGAGCGGTTCGTTTCGCGTCCTGACGTACACGGGTATGGTGGCGGGGAAAGCATCGCCGACGTTCGCCAGCGCGCGCTACCGGCGCTGGAGCAGGTAATGCAGCAGCACCTGGGCGGGATCGTGGCGATCGTCACGCACCGCATCGTGATCCGGGCTTGCGTCGCTTATTTGATCGGCATGCCATTGGCCGAAGCGCGACGGCTATCCCCCTCGACGTGCGGAATATCGCTGTTGCGCTATCGGCGTGGCGAGATTGAAGTGACGACCTTCAATGCGCTGTTCCACTTGAGCACGTGGTAGCGCGCAAACTCGCGCGGTGGGTGCCATGCTTTTCGCCGCAGGCGATAAGCATGCCTTCCGTAAGCGGCTATCGGGAACGGTGCCGCAAAACCCTCGCTGGCGCTTCGGGCTAAAATCGCGCTCGCCGTATTCGACGCCTTTGGCGTCTTTGGCGAACGCTAGCGCTTGATGACGCGCCGCAAGTAGGCCTCGGTATCGTCGATCGGAATCGTGTTGCCGCCGGGATTCGTGAACTGGCCCGCGTCGATCGGCGCGTTGAAGTGTACGTCGACCAGTTTCATCCGCGCAAGCAATCGATCGCTGTCGCGGCGTTTCCCTGGGGCCGCCGCGCGCAGATAGTCGACCTGGTAGGGAAACAGGTCATCGCGACCGATGTAGATCTCGATCTGGTTCGGCAAATACACAGGTAGGGCGGCAGGCTCAGGGGGCGTGGCCGCCTCGCCGGCAGACTCTTCGCCCGCCATCAGCCGCGCGAGCGCCTCTGGCTTCCACACGCCCAGCACGACATAGGTCGGGGTCACCCCTAGTTTTTCGCTGCGCATCGATTGAAACTCGAACGACCGATTCAAACTGTCGAGCAGTACCGACAAGCCACCGAGGGCCAGGACGTCGATCCCGGCGCGAAACCCCGATTGCTGCATCGCCGCCAACGCCCGCGGCAAGTCGACCCGACCCAGGCGCGACTGCTTGATCGTGGTCTGCAGGGTCCAAACGCCCGCGCCGTCGCTCACCTGCTGCAAGCTGCACACCTTTTCGCCCAGCTTGAGCTTCAGTTCCAAGCGCATCTTCCGTGTGTCGGCGGGCCCTTGCAGGTATTGGCCGAGCGCCGTGAGCGACTCGCCAAACAGTTCGGAGTGCAAGTTGATCTTGGCCGAGACCGAGTCGTGGCTGGCCAACTGGCGGGCCGCCTGTCCGATGATCTCGTCAGCGCGCGGAGCAGGAACCAGATTCTCACGGTGCGAGGGGGGAAGCGCGGCGCCGGTCGCAGCCGGAGCATCACCACGGGCGGCAGCATTGCCAGCAGCATCACCGTGGCGATGCCGGGCCAGAAAAACCCCGGCGGCGACTGCGCCCACAATGCCCAATACGATCGCCGGCAGAATGGGCAATCTGTGCTTCATTGTGGGGTTTTAACGGATTTGCCAAAGAAACCGGTTATGCAAGGCCGACCATATCACTCAGAGGTGCGTTGCGCAAGCGGTGTAGCCGTCGCGGCAGAGTCCGTCGGCGATTCTTTCGCCGGCGCCGGATCTGCCTGGCGCTGTTACCCGCGAGGCGACGCATTGTAAGCGGGGCCGCTGCGCGCGGTCCACGTCAAAACCGTCGAACAACGGGCTGCCGCGCCGGCCGAGAATGCCGCGTGCGCGCCGCTCGCGTCGCTGAGTTTTCCAAGGGGGGAAACGATGAAGTATCAAATGGTAGTTTTTGGCTTGATTCTGGCGGCCGGCGGTTGCGCCGTACCGCTGGGTCATAACTTGCCGCCGGCCGAGCAGATCATGCATCCCGGCCCCGGCGTCGATGGCCCTGGGCCAGGCGTGATGATTCCCGGCGGCGGAGCCGTGATGCCGTTCCCTGGTGCGACTTCGCAGATCGCATTCATCGGGCCCGACGGCATGCAAGTGACTTGGGACATTAGCGGCCCCGGCGCCTTCGATGCCGAACCGCTGGTCGTGCCCGGCCGCTACAACTTCCCCCAAGGCGCGATCTTTCGGCTGAAGCTGACGTCGATCCCCGGTCGCCCGGGCGTCGAGTTGTATCCGACCTTGGAAGTGGCTCCGACCTTGCCGCGTACCGACGCGTACCTCGCGCACAACGCGATTCCGTTCCAGTTGACGGATGAGGACTTCGACCAGGTGCTCAGCGGCAACTTCGTCACCAAGGTGATCTATCTGCCGGATGCCGAGTTCCAGGAACTGGCGCTGGCTGGTGTAGAAACCCTGGTCAGCACGCGACTCGATCCGGGCGTCGACCCGATCGTCGAAGCGGATCGCCGCGGCTCGATCCTGTCGATCATCCGCATCGGTAACAAGGACCTGCAAATCGCCGGCGGAGGAGACGCCTACGCCGCGGGCGGCGGAATACCCTTCGGTGTCGGTCCTGACGGTGCACCTTGCGGCATGTGCGGCCCGGGTGGCATGGGTGCCGGACCGGGAAGCCAGAATCCGCCTGAGCTGGTTTCGGGCATGACGGCGCCGCAATACGGCTTGCCGTACTCGGGCACTCCGATCGGTTTGCCGGGCCCGCCGCACATTCCGTTCGGCGTGCCGGCCGGCTTGCAGAAGCACGTGATGAAGAACCACACGTTCATGGATATTCCGGGTCCGGTCGCGAAGATGAAGATCGACGTGAAGCAGAAGCCGGGCCTCACGTATCCGAAACCTGTCAGCCACGTCCATATCACCGAAGAGGTGAAACCCGGACCGGCTCTGTATAGCCATCCGCTGTCGACGAAGATGCAGCTGATCGGCTCGGGCCCGATTCCTCCGCCGCCGGCCCCCGTGGCATGCGACGCGGAATGTGCCAGCCCGTGACGTGAATGAGTGAAGTCGAAAGCCGCTTCCTCTCCCCGCGCGGGGAGAGGAAGCGACAAAGGAAAGAAGTCGTTTGTTCGATGTCATCCACGAGATCCACGGCTATGGTCAATCAACTCCGCAGCTCGGACGTTCCGCACAGATCGGGCCGAGAGAGGGTTGCTTGCATGGCAGCGATGAGTGTCGTTCTGAGTCTGGTCGCAAGTACGCAACTCGCCGCGCAGAATCAGAACGTGCACTATCGCTACCAAGGCAACGAGCCTCCGGGAGCGATTGGCAGTTGGCAACTCCTGCGGGGAGGACCATTGCCTGGATATTTCCAGCCGGTTGAGATCAAGGCTCCCCAGGGGGCCTTGATCTCGCTGGCCGTGGACGGAAGCTTCTTACCCTCGGTTCCCACGCCGGTTCGCGTCGGCATGCTGATCGCGCCGGTCTATCGCTTGCGGGTCACGCGGATTCCGCAGCACGAAGGGCAGGAAATCTATCCGACGATCGAGGTCATCGATCGGCTGTATCCACCGGTGGGTCAAGTGATGCGGTTTGCCGTGCCGATCGAGATCACGCAAGAGGACCTCGAATTGGCGCTAGAAGGCAACTACGTGACGCGGGTGATCTATCTCGAAGACCCCGAGCACGTGCTACCGGCTTGTCCCGGCGGCTGTTGCAAGGAACAAGCCTGGTTCGACGCCGGACCAGGATCGAACCCCGTGGAAATGGCCGACCGCCTGGGGCGCCCGATGGCGATTCTGCGCTTGGGCGGACGCGTGCCGGATAGCCGCACGGGGCCCGATTCGCAGTTCCTGGGACATTGTCCTCCGTTTATTCCGCTGCCCGGTTGCCTGCCGCTTTTGAAGCCGATGGGCGAACCGGTGCCGGCCTCTCCGCCCGCGGGCGCCGAGAAGACGGAAGCTCTGCCGCGCACGGCATCAAGCAAAACAAGCAAGAACTCGCAGATCCGTTTCGCCGCGGCGAACCAAGAACCACAGAAATGACGAGCGGCAACCGGCAATTCGTTGGCGGCGCAAGTGCGGCGCGCGTTCGCATGGCGAGCGTGGCCATGCTGTCGCTGGCCCTCTGTTCGTGCCGGGCGCCCTTGCATCCGTCGGGCCTGGCGCCGGCGGCGGCGACGCCCCCCTGCCCTGCCGGCGAAGAATGCATGCCGGCGGTGGCCCAAGTCGCTCCGGTCATGGCGCCGATGATGCCGGGATTCGCCCCGACTCCCCTCCCCTACGAAGTACAGGGTTCGTGGGCTCCGCCCGGGATCGCGCTTCCGTGGCCCGAGGATGAGTATGTCCGCGACGGCGGTGACGACGGGCCGCCGGTGCTCGTGTCGCCTGATTGGCAGGTCTACAACCTGGAGATGGAAGACACCGTCGCGCATTACGACACGGAGGACGGCCGGACGCTGGTCGAACCCTCGAACAAGGTCAACGTTTACGCGCCGTGCTTCGGCGCCGTGCGTACCGTGACGCGCCTGGCGGGCAACGAACAAACCCAGCCACCGCTGGGCGTCGACACCCCGATACGCATCGCGCGGAACGACGAAACCCTAATTCCTGCCTCGAGCTTGCAACGTGTGCAGGCCGAGCGGCAGGCAGGCATGCGCGTGCCGAGCCTGGCGCGCACCTATCAGGGCGAAGGCGTATTGGGCCAGGCCCAGATCATCACCGCCTTCCAGGACGCGTTCCTGCCGTACGAAAACTTCACCGTCTTGCGGACGGGCGAGTTCGCCAACAACGAGAAGGCGCGGCTGGCGACGGCCGCGCAGGCGGCGATCACCTGGACTGCCGATCAAG comes from Pirellulales bacterium and encodes:
- a CDS encoding ABC transporter ATP-binding protein, producing MALTAKSACWKKKPELPMPLVEVVDLDYRYPDGLLALSRVSFALDAGECVALVGPNGAGKSTLLWHLNGLLPDRLRDGHHHHRNGAAHHHAPAAVRIEGLDVNHAHLPQIRRAVGLLFQDPDDQLFGTTVREDVAFGPLNLGLAAEEVRRRVDEALAVVGLSALADRVPHHLSMGERKRACLAGIIACEPKLLALDEPTANLDPRARRQLMRLLGELSCAKLIASHDLEMILDICPRVILLDEGRVCADGPTAEILRDEALLEAHGLELPPRLRERA
- the dtd gene encoding D-aminoacyl-tRNA deacylase, translating into MRACVQRVSSAEVVVAGEVVGQISAGLLVLLGVAAGDDQSDVRALADKIVGLRVFNDTAGKMNLALADVGGAMLVVSQFTLLGDCSHGRRPSFTGAAPPEVAERLYEAFVARVREQGITVATGKFRQHMDVTLTNDGPVTLLVESR
- a CDS encoding metal-dependent hydrolase, whose translation is MPGFKIHISASTTLGIAYGGTAFAVYHQPLETSVLAAGLCAVSGMFPDFDSGPGRPLRESVTFGAAVVPMLLIDRFKHMGMSNDAMVLTGGLIYLAIRFGVAWILRHYSVHRGMFHSLPTALIFSELAFLLCSSGGLPVRFFEAGAVMLGFLSHLILDEIWSIEWKGLRPHLKYTFGTAFKFWGPCMWSNALTYVLMLATTVVVFNDPIWSNESAAAQEAHEIASSLMQHLNR
- a CDS encoding ZIP family metal transporter, with protein sequence MASPQENTLPQTALLTIYCLLIAGAALLGGWLPMLLRLTHTGMQLAMSFIGGVMLGVGILHLLPHAYFELHDIYPCVWWMLGGFLTMFFIERVFHFHHHDAPDGSARAGGDEIEHDHDHTTDHAHAHHHGHAHAPGRSQNRAWQGALVGLALHSAADGMALAASVAAETEHEGPGPVFAGLAVFLVIWLHIPFDSLALSTLMTVSHATGRARHVANFLFALAVPLGAVLFLFGAQHALGPDQPILGAALAFSAGTFLCIATSDLLPELQFHAHDRVKLSAALLLGLALAAGMVIVESSTHDHGHEPEHDHGPAVEHIDHHEHVHE
- the pdxA gene encoding 4-hydroxythreonine-4-phosphate dehydrogenase PdxA; its protein translation is MMRASKPLVALTMGDPAGIGPEVIAGIWSVPQIHEWCQPVVVGSPAVLERACKLVARNVKVVEVRAPDEVAATPALAPCLAACATDAASVPAGKVDARGGQAAYDALIAAAKMALAGEIDAIVTAPLSKAALWQAGHHYPGHTELLAELCGVNDFAMMLYLGPDEQVRGPHGLGVIHVTLHTALRDAIAALDEEAILAKIELAHASMRPLTGGPPRLGVCALNPHAGEEGLFGDEETRLIAPAVARARGLGIDAAGPYPADTLMARARDGEFDAVVAMYHDQGHIALKLLGMHRAVNVTLGLPIVRTSVAHGTAFDIAWQGRARTSSMTEAVRVACQLARYRSIQASPLK
- a CDS encoding histidine phosphatase family protein, whose amino-acid sequence is MTTPAAESRPPSPAPDSCYAYLIRHGATAASAAHPVIMQGRTMDSPLSEIGHRQAADVGRFLADRRVDAVYASPMVRAQQTAAAAGKAHGLSPVAVESLIEADLGRWEGLSWDEIKQREPEEYERFVSRPDVHGYGGGESIADVRQRALPALEQVMQQHLGGIVAIVTHRIVIRACVAYLIGMPLAEARRLSPSTCGISLLRYRRGEIEVTTFNALFHLSTW
- a CDS encoding acetyl-CoA carboxylase carboxyltransferase subunit alpha, producing MAIPLQQLAFEQPIYDLEARLAKLESTADDSLATRDEIRRLRRERTDLMKKIYSQLEPWQIVQVARHPQRPMTTDYIELVFDDFVELHGDRSFGDDRAIRTGMAKLDEYKVMVIGHQKGKDLKERIACNYGCAHPEGYRKAIAKMKFAAKFGLPIITLIDTPGAYPGIGAEERGQAQVIADAIFEMSRLSCPVISVVIGEGGSGGAIGIGVGDKIAILEFAYYSVISPEGCAGILWKDAAYSKQAAQALRLTSKDLLRLGAVDDVIEEPIGGAHRDHHQIAGRLKLYLVKALRELIQKSPEQIIEGRYEKYRRMGMYLEHRGDPAPAGIFHQPA
- a CDS encoding energy-coupling factor transporter transmembrane component T is translated as MLPDRIEHDTLDQGGGAQSPLHRVSARAKLLGAMALLIVISVAQPWMWSVAPGVPLSAIHAAAVVVVVCLVLLARIPARYLLARLLVFAVPLTLVALSIPLAQGRAGGPVMAGVLTKGLLSFTVILCLAYTTSFERLLQAMRQCGAPKLMVAVLASMHRFVFVLSHELERMRRAQYARTFNCPRRLSPVTVRNGSRAVGMLLVRASDRAERVHAAMIARGFDGEIRMLEEEA